One genomic window of Methyloterricola oryzae includes the following:
- a CDS encoding YaiI/YqxD family protein, which produces MPIWVDADACPAVIRDILFRAAVRKQMALTLVANQSISTPPSPFIKAVRVQAGFDVADHYIVQHLCAGDLVVTQDIPLAALVIDQGGVALNPRGELYTADNIRQRLSMRNFMEELRSSGVMTGGPSAFNQRDRQEFANQLDRYLQRAR; this is translated from the coding sequence ATGCCCATCTGGGTCGACGCCGACGCCTGTCCCGCCGTCATTCGGGACATCCTGTTCCGGGCTGCGGTGCGCAAGCAGATGGCGCTGACCCTGGTGGCGAATCAGTCCATCAGCACCCCGCCTTCGCCCTTCATCAAGGCGGTTCGGGTGCAGGCCGGCTTCGACGTGGCGGACCATTACATCGTCCAGCACCTGTGCGCCGGCGATCTGGTGGTCACCCAGGACATTCCCCTAGCAGCCCTGGTGATCGACCAGGGCGGCGTCGCCCTCAATCCGCGCGGCGAACTCTACACCGCCGACAACATCCGCCAACGCCTGAGCATGCGCAATTTCATGGAGGAATTGCGCAGCAGCGGCGTGATGACCGGCGGGCCCTCCGCTTTCAACCAGCGCGACCGGCAGGAATTCGCCAATCAATTGGATCGGTATCTGCAGCGCGCTCGTTGA